AGAGTGAGGGAGGAATTGTACCAGACAGGTTATTTACatccaaatataaatatttcaagcACTTCAGACGACTTAAATCATGTGGAATACCCCCCTCCAAATGATTGAACGCCACTGAAAGCTGCTGAAGAGATGAAAGGTTTCCCAAAGTAAATGGGATAACCCCTGTTAGACTGTTCCTCCCAAGCCTCAGGATTAGCAGTTTCGACATATGGCCAAAATGGAAGGGAATCTGCTCCATCAGATTGTTCCTTGTCAAGTCCATGGTTCTGAGGTTTGAGCAGTTAGCGAGTTCAACTGGAATCTCACCTTGGAGGGAATTTGTGCTCAGATTGAGATGCCGCATCCGTCGAAAAAGACCAATGTCACTGGGAATGGTACCGTGCATGTGATTGTTGGACAACACCAACTCTCTTAGGAATGTTAAGTTCCCAATAGGAGGTAAGGAACCACCTAAGCTTTGACCCTCCAACCTCAAGGTTGTGACCCTCTGACGTCGGCAACTGTATGTAATCCCCTGCCACTGGCAGAAATGCAGAGAGTCATTCCAGGAACTCagaactccatttggaaaatcaACCAGGTAATGCTTGATAGTGAGCAATGGAAGCTTATCAGTTTCATTTGCAAAAGTGGGCGTGCTGGAAAGAGATTCCAACCTAAGCGAACTAATACAAATGATGAGGTTGACAAGGAAAAACCACCACTGTAATCTCAAGCTAAAGCTTGGCATCTCCATCAGTAGAGGGGGTTTGCTTATCAGGGTACCCATAAAACCTACTGACACAAACTTGTGTTGTCTATTTAAAGTGAACACCCCTTTCTCTCAATAGGAGAAGAGCATAAAAATTAGTCTAATGTATTTGAGTGATTGCTGACTTGAATTTGTGAAGCTGAGCTGAGTGAGATTCTGGTCCGTCTGCACTTACAAAATTGAGAGCTTCTGTAAAACAAAGGATACTGGGGTGTTGCAAGTTGTCATGGTTAGAGCTGACTGACTAGTCGACtaagctgttttttttttggaaaattggagcTGGGATTTTTACAATCCCTTCTTTTGAGTTGAGAAGATATCTGAGTGGATTGACTGGAAGTAAAACCATTAATTCAGTGCACAAAGATCAAGCATAGGTTTtctccctctctttctttttctttcctttgcttttCCCCTTTTAATAACGTATTTGTGGGTCACATTTTGGCCACTTGTTGACTTGTACAAAGTGGCAGATGAGACTTCTCTGCAGAATATGGAGACCCAGCAGCTTGTAGGTGTTTGATACGGGTATCCATTGTATCTCATGTTGTTACACTTACCTTTGATTTTAAATGTCATTTGATTTTTACCTGTCTTTCAAAATTCCTGTGTTTGCCTGCACTACTTACATATTATTCTTAGAGTTCAAAAATTGGTTGTAAACTCCTCAACCAGATTCAATGCAAAAAAAAGGAATGTGTGTGATGTAAGAGTGGTAGTGTTGGAGAAATAGATCACCATTCAACTTTGCCCCTTTGATCCAATATTACTTCTCTTCTTTTCTGTCTCCAATACCACTCAAGTGTTCATTCTCCATTTggttttgaatatttaaaaatcaggCTGGCAATGAAATGTTTTGAGTGCAAAAGTTTATGCCTTCTGTAAATAGGATTATAGGACTTTACACTTTCAACATAATTCTAACATACACCACAAATCATATGTTGAATTCGCAAAAGCTTTGATGCAAACAATTCTAGTTCAAcgacacaaaaataaaataatccacaTAAAGATACAAGACGTTATAACATGGCTAGGTCAAATTTGCCTGCATTCATGGATGAGAGAAAATCACTCTACTATACCATAAAGAATATTATGAAGGATAGAAACTatatacaactattgggttcttGAAACATGAGTCTCTTGCTTCACCAAGTGACTTGTTCTTCCTTGCATTTCTATCTACTTCATATATTCTTTACAAATTCATTTTCATCTCATAAAATTTTCCcttgacctaaaatatttatagagatatttctgGTATATCAAATTAGGAAAgattttatacaatattcttcATAAAGAGAAATCAATACTAATTAAGAGTTTCACACTTCTCAACACAATAAAACAAAGGATATCTGATAAGAAATTACACTATGAGAGTGACAGAGAGAGCTGCAAGTATAAAGGGAtgcatcaaaattcaaaataaaaacaggGTTATCCTCCTCTGTGAGACGTCTGAATGGACCGTGTGGCAGATCAGTAGCTTTCTTGTTCAGTCACCCTGCAGAGATGGTCCTTTCCCAGCTGATTGCATCTTGATGTGTCTCTCCCCATGGATTCCTGCCCCAAGATGCACTTCCTTAATGATATTCAGTTCTATCACCACATCTTTGATGTCCATTCGATCACTAGCTGATTCTTCAGAACATGCTACTCCAATTCTAGCAATTGAAACCAGGCAGTGGTACATTCTGTCTTCATCCAACTCCCCAACCAAGTTTGAATCTACAATCTCCATCACCCTTTCTGGAAATGCCATCTTAGATAAATTATGAAGGCTCAATCCATCTGAAAACATGTCCTCTGTTGGTCTCTTTCCCGTGAACATCTCCAGCAGAAGGATGCCATAGCTGTACACATCTCCTTGAGGTGACACCAAGCCACCTATTCCGTATTCTGCAATGCATTAtctttacatttttaattagaaatCCTTTGAAAAGTATCAAGGCTAATAGGCTAAGTTTAAAGGAAGTGTACCTGGTGCAACATAACCTATAGATCCCATCATCAGCCCCGAATTGCTTTGATCACCACTCAAAATCTCGTTGGCATCAGGAAGGAACTTGGCTAAACCAAAATCCCCAACATGGGCAACCATGTTAGCATCAAGAAGAACATTGCTTGGCTTTAGATCACCATGAACAATTGGTGTCTGGCATTGATGATGAAGGTAATCCAGAGCATAAGCCAGATCAATTGCAATATCTAATCTTTCTCTGAAGCTTAAACTTCTGGATTCATGATGCAGCCAGTTATCTAGACTCCCATTGGGCATGTACTCAAATACTAGAGCCTTAAACTCGCTGCCTTTGTGGTCTACACTTGAACATGAAGTTATGATGCTGAGGAGATTTCGATGCTGAATTTTCCTGAGGACCATGCATTCAGCCATGAAACTCTTGGCAGCTCCACGCTGTTGAAGATTCAGTACCTTCACTGCAACAGGTGTTTTATCTTGACTAAGAATTCCTTTGTATACGGAACCAAAACTTCCCATGCCAATCAAGTTGGAAGAAGTAAATCCACCAGTTGCTTTGAGAAGCTCTTGGTAAGTAACCCTCAAGTGCCCATATCCCAAAGGAGTGGAAGAAGACTTCATTGATGTCTTTTTTCTCCCATAGAGGAGAACTGAAGCCACTATGAGAGCCAGGCAAGAAACACCAGTAATGCTTATGGCtatgataattttgattgaaaGATGCTTCCCTTTCCCATTCTTTCCTGACTCTATATCAGAGCATGCTGGCAGCTGCAATTGACGGATTCCTCCACAAAGCTTCTTGTTCCCGATGATTGAAATCCCactctcatttttaaaaactcctccacttggaacttcaccttCAAGGTAGTTGTAGGACAGATTTAAACTCAGCAATGCGGAAAGATGTTCTAGTTCTTTGGGAATCGTTCCAGACAAGTTGTTGCGTGAAAGATCTAGGAATCTAATTCCTCGCAAAAATCCAAAGGATAGAGGGATGTTTCCTAGGAAAGAGTTTCTTGCCATGTCAAGATACTCCAATACCAAACAGTTGCCAAGTTCCATGGGGATTTCCCCAGACAACTTGTTATCAGAAACAAGTAACTCATTTAGGTTTTTCAGTTCACCAACATCTGCTGGAAATGAACCAGTCAACAAGTTTTGCTGTAGGTAGAGCGATCTCAACTGATTCAGCTGACCAATGAGATTTGCAGGTACACTACCACTCAACTTATTGTTATCGAGGATCAGAATTTCCATATTTTGGCAGTTCCTGAGAGATGCAGGAATGTTCCCTTCCAAATTGTTGTGGCTCATGTTGAGGTAGTACAATTGACTTAAGTTGCCAAGGGAGGACGGCAGCAGACCTGAAAGCCTGTTCCAGCTTAACTCCAATTGTCTTAAGTTCTGAAGCTTGCCAATTGAAGTGGGAATGACACCAGTGAAATCATTCTGAGCTACACCAAATGTAGTTAAGTTGATCAGGTTTCCAATATCTCCTGGGATGTTTCCAGATATTCTGTTGTCTCCTAGTGTGAGGGACTGCAGTGAGAGATTGAAAATGGAATTGGGTAA
This DNA window, taken from Vitis riparia cultivar Riparia Gloire de Montpellier isolate 1030 chromosome 13, EGFV_Vit.rip_1.0, whole genome shotgun sequence, encodes the following:
- the LOC117927776 gene encoding putative receptor-like protein kinase At3g47110 isoform X2, with product MRKSTLLMEMPVFSFRLQWWFFLVNLVICIRSLKLESLSSTPTFGNETDKLALLVFKNHLADVPNGVLSSWNDSLHFCQWQGVTCSRRHQRVTVLRLEGQSLAGSLPPIGNLTFLRELVLSNNNLQGSIPTDIGHLRRLQHLNLSTNSLQGEIPVELTNCSNLITVDLTRNNLTGQIPFHFGHMSKLLILRLGRNSLTGIIPFTLGNLSSLQQLSMAFNHLEGGIPHDLGRLKSLKILYLGVNNLSGMIPSSLYNLSSAIELVFTANRLSGNFMSSMRFSLPQLLRFAIAQNQFIGIIPDTLSNISGLELLDVGENYLTGQVPGGLGVLKDLYWLRLESNKLGRGMSGDLNFLNSFTNTSSLRFMSLDRNNFGGVLPNSIFNLSLQSLTLGDNRISGNIPGDIGNLINLTTFGVAQNDFTGVIPTSIGKLQNLRQLELSWNRLSGLLPSSLGNLSQLYYLNMSHNNLEGNIPASLRNCQNMEILILDNNKLSGSVPANLIGQLNQLRSLYLQQNLLTGSFPADVGELKNLNELLVSDNKLSGEIPMELGNCLVLEYLDMARNSFLGNIPLSFGFLRGIRFLDLSRNNLSGTIPKELEHLSALLSLNLSYNYLEGEVPSGGVFKNESGISIIGNKKLCGGIRQLQLPACSDIESGKNGKGKHLSIKIIIAISITGVSCLALIVASVLLYGRKKTSMKSSSTPLGYGHLRVTYQELLKATGGFTSSNLIGMGSFGSVYKGILSQDKTPVAVKVLNLQQRGAAKSFMAECMVLRKIQHRNLLSIITSCSSVDHKGSEFKALVFEYMPNGSLDNWLHHESRSLSFRERLDIAIDLAYALDYLHHQCQTPIVHGDLKPSNVLLDANMVAHVGDFGLAKFLPDANEILSGDQSNSGLMMGSIGYVAPGGLVSPQGDVYSYGILLLEMFTGKRPTEDMFSDGLSLHNLSKMAFPERVMEIVDSNLVGELDEDRMYHCLVSIARIGVACSEESASDRMDIKDVVIELNIIKEVHLGAGIHGERHIKMQSAGKGPSLQGD
- the LOC117927776 gene encoding putative receptor-like protein kinase At3g47110 isoform X1 → MRKSTLLMEMPVFSFRLQWWFFLVNLVICIRSLKLESLSSTPTFGNETDKLALLVFKNHLADVPNGVLSSWNDSLHFCQWQGVTCSRRHQRVTVLRLEGQSLAGSLPPIGNLTFLRELVLSNNNLQGSIPTDIGHLRRLQHLNLSTNSLQGEIPVELTNCSNLITVDLTRNNLTGQIPFHFGHMSKLLILRLGRNSLTGIIPFTLGNLSSLQQLSMAFNHLEGGIPHDLGRLKSLKILYLGVNNLSGMIPSSLYNLSSAIELVFTANRLSGNFMSSMRFSLPQLLRFAIAQNQFIGIIPDTLSNISGLELLDVGENYLTGQVPGGLGVLKDLYWLRLESNKLGRGMSGDLNFLNSFTNTSSLRFMSLDRNNFGGVLPNSIFNLSLQSLTLGDNRISGNIPGDIGNLINLTTFGVAQNDFTGVIPTSIGKLQNLRQLELSWNRLSGLLPSSLGNLSQLYYLNMSHNNLEGNIPASLRNCQNMEILILDNNKLSGSVPANLIGQLNQLRSLYLQQNLLTGSFPADVGELKNLNELLVSDNKLSGEIPMELGNCLVLEYLDMARNSFLGNIPLSFGFLRGIRFLDLSRNNLSGTIPKELEHLSALLSLNLSYNYLEGEVPSGGVFKNESGISIIGNKKLCGGIRQLQLPACSDIESGKNGKGKHLSIKIIIAISITGVSCLALIVASVLLYGRKKTSMKSSSTPLGYGHLRVTYQELLKATGGFTSSNLIGMGSFGSVYKGILSQDKTPVAVKVLNLQQRGAAKSFMAECMVLRKIQHRNLLSIITSCSSVDHKGSEFKALVFEYMPNGSLDNWLHHESRSLSFRERLDIAIDLAYALDYLHHQCQTPIVHGDLKPSNVLLDANMVAHVGDFGLAKFLPDANEILSGDQSNSGLMMGSIGYVAPEYGIGGLVSPQGDVYSYGILLLEMFTGKRPTEDMFSDGLSLHNLSKMAFPERVMEIVDSNLVGELDEDRMYHCLVSIARIGVACSEESASDRMDIKDVVIELNIIKEVHLGAGIHGERHIKMQSAGKGPSLQGD